The Clostridia bacterium region TGTCTGAACAGCTTAAGGAAGAAATAGCCAAAGAACTGGGTGTGTATCATCAGGTTAAAAATCAAGGTTGGGGAGAAGTAAGTTCAAGAAACTGTGGAAATATAGTGTCCAAGGCTATAGAAATGGCAGAGAGAAGCATACAAAATCAAGAGTACTAATAAATCAGGGTTTTTACCCTGATTTATTTGATGTGGCTTATATTCCCAAATTGAGATGC contains the following coding sequences:
- a CDS encoding small, acid-soluble spore protein, alpha/beta type codes for the protein MARKGIMSEQLKEEIAKELGVYHQVKNQGWGEVSSRNCGNIVSKAIEMAERSIQNQEY